The following are encoded together in the Drosophila takahashii strain IR98-3 E-12201 chromosome X, DtakHiC1v2, whole genome shotgun sequence genome:
- the LOC108065690 gene encoding pancreatic triacylglycerol lipase, with amino-acid sequence MYVANTTGGLMLQTMLYLANHTSRAAVNTLVDLPPAPKSDINEVKCFGVYGCFPINGPWNTVTRSINVHPQKPSEIEPHFTLHLRKELDQPKYLDLNDPDSVQSMGIDARGKIFLLVHGYLESGEIPWMWDMAKALLAHEPEGRAAVVLIDWGGGASPPYVQAVANIRLVGAITAHVVHMLYEELRLPNLDNVHIIGHSLGAHLSGYAGYHLQHDFGLKPARITGLDPAAPLFTDTDPIVRLDKTDAHFVDIVHTDANPLMKGGLGINMRLGHVDFFPNGGFDNPGCNKKFQDVVKKKTLFLTMQEFLGCNHIRSQQYFTESIGSQCPFLGITCDSFESFKDTKCTSCEEPGHTCLRMGYHSQEDYQEQVDLGQLQQGDSPGVFYLWTGDSKPFCRLHYRITVRVSGHDESTLHGGEVGILSIQLHDALLKASGGKKERAATEMMKFSPKAMYFEPGYEYKALVAGRNLREPEYATVNWEYPTNILNPLTWRILSAPRIYLEYILIEAMESSELYLKLCPQHEGSILAGAENVLRSSYCKD; translated from the exons ATGTACGTGGCCAACACCACCGGCGGCCTGATGCTGCAGACCATGTTGTACCTGGCCAATCACACCAGTCGGGCGGCCGTCAACACTTTGGTCGACCTGCCACCAGCCCCCAAAAGCG ATATCAACGAGGTGAAGTGCTTCGGGGTCTACGGCTGCTTTCCCATCAATGGACCGTGGAACACGGTGACGCGTTCGATAAATGTGCATCCCCAGAAGCCATCGGAGATCGAGCCCCATTTCACGCTCCATCTGCGCAAGGAGCTGGATCAGCCGAAGTACCTCGATCTCAACGATCCGGACAGCGTGCAAAGCATGGGCATCGATGCCAGGGGCAAGATCTTCCTGCTCGTCCACGGCTACCTGGAGTCGGGGGAGATTCCCTGGATGTGGGACATGGCCAAGGCTCTGCTGGCCCACGAGCCGGAGGGTCGGGCAGCCGTCGTTTTAATTGATTGGGGTGGCGGCGCCAGTCCGCCATATGTCCAGGCAGTGGCCAATATCCGGCTGGTGGGCGCCATCACCGCCCATGTGGTGCACATGCTGTACGAGGAGCTGCGGCTGCCCAATCTGGACAATGTCCACATCATCGGCCACTCGCTGGGCGCCCATCTCTCCGGCTATGCGGGCTATCATCTGCAGCATGACTTTGGGCTGAAGCCAGCCAGGATCACGGGTCTAGATCCTGCCGCTCCCCTCTTCACCGACACCGATCCCATCGTGCGGCTGGACAAGACGGACGCCCACTTCGTGGACATCGTGCACACCGACGCCAATCCCCTGATGAAGGGCGGCCTGGGCATCAACATGCGGCTCGGCCACGTCGACTTCTTTCCCAACGGCGGCTTCGATAATCCCGGCTGCAACAAGAAGTTCCAGGACGTCGTCAAGAAGAAGACGCTCTTCCTCACCATGCAGGAGTTCCTCGGCTGCAACCACATCCGCAGCCAGCAGTATTTCACCGAGAGCATCGGCTCGCAGTGCCCCTTCCTCGGAATAACCTGTGATTCCTTCGAG AGCTTCAAGGACACGAAGTGCACCAGCTGCGAGGAGCCGGGCCACACGTGCCTGCGCATGGGCTACCACAGCCAGGAGGACTACCAGGAGCAGGTGGATCTCGGCCAGCTGCAGCAGGGCGACTCGCCGGGCGTCTTCTACCTGTGGACGGGCGACAGCAAGCCCTTCTGCCGGCTGCACTACAGGATCACGGTGCGGGTTTCGGGCCACGACGAGAGCACCCTGCATGGCGGCGAGGTGGGCATCCTGTCCATCCAGCTGCACGACGCCCTGCTGAAGGCGAGCGGAGGCAAAAAGGAGCGAGCCGCCACGGAGATGATGAAGTTCTCCCCGAAGGCCATGTACTTTGAGCCGGGCTACGAGTACAAAGCCCTGGTGGCCGGACGGAATCTCCGGGAGCCGGAATATGCGACCGTCAATTGGGAGTACCCGACCAACATACTGAATCCACTCACCTGGCGCATCCTCTCGGCGCCACGAATCTACTTGGAGTACATCCTCATCGAGGCCATGGAGTCCAGTGAGCTCTACCTGAAATTGTGTCCCCAACACGAGGGTTCCATTCTCGCGGGCGCCGAAAATGTCCTGCGCTCCAGCTATTGCAAGGATTAG
- the LOC108065491 gene encoding protein mab-21-like, with translation MLVPPDMMAAQTRMVYQMNRFCAERVQARMFRTATAIREICKIVQDILKEVELQEPRFISSLVECNGRFEGVEVISPNEFEIVLYLNQMGVFNFVDDGTLPGCAVLKLSDGRKRSMSLWVEFITASGYLSSRKIRARFQTLVAQACDKSVYRDMVKMVGDTSEVKLRVRERYVVQITPAFKCSGIWPRSAAHWPVPHLPWPHPNIVAEVKTEGFDLLSKESVIMQNKNNNAASMEGDAWVLSFFEAENRLLQGGCRRRCLSMLKTLRDRHMELPGNPISAYHLKNLLLYECEKHPRDFEWDESCIADRINGIFLQLISCLQYRRCPHYFLPGLDMFKGKSPSALEQAAKQVWRLTRELLTNANAFEKL, from the exons ATGCTTGTGCCGCCGGACATGATGGCCGCCCAGACGCGCATGGTCTATCAGATGAATCGCTTTTGCGCCGAGCGGGTGCAGGCCAGGATGTTCAGGACGGCCACCGCCATCCGGGAGATCTGCAAGATCGTCCAGGACATCCTCAAGGAGGTGGAGCTGCAGGAGCCGCGATTCATCTCCAGCCTCGTCGAGTGCAATGGCAG GTTCGAGGGTGTCGAGGTCATATCCCCGAATGAGTTCGAGATAGTGTTGTATCTGAACCAAATGGGCGTCTTCAACTTCGTGGACGACGGCACTCTGCCGGGATGTGCGGTCCTGAAGCTGAGCGATGGCCGGAAGAGGTCCATGTCCCTGTGGGTGGAGTTCATCACGGCCAGTGGCTACTTGTCCTCCCGGAAGATCCGTGCCCGCTTCCAGACGCTGGTGGCGCAGGCCTGCGACAAGAGTGTCTATCGCGACATGGTCAAGATGGTGGGCGACACCAGCGAGGTGAAGCTGCGGGTTCGGGAGCGCTACGTGGTCCAGATCACGCCCGCCTTCAAGTGCTCCGGCATCTGGCCGAGATCGGCGGCCCACTGGCCGGTCCCGCATCTCCCGTGGCCACATCCCAATATCGTGGCCGAGGTCAAGACGGAGGGATTCGACCTGCTGTCCAAGGAGAGCGTCATCATGcagaacaagaacaacaatgcCGCCAGCATGGAGGGCGATGCCTGGGTACTCAGCTTCTTTGAGGCCGAAAATCGCCTTCTACAAG GCGGCTGTCGCCGGCGTTGTTTGAGCATGCTAAAGACGCTGAGGGACAGGCACATGGAGCTGCCGGGCAATCCCATCAGTGCGTACCACCTGAAGAACCTGCTGCTCTACGAGTGCGAGAAGCATCCGCGCGACTTCGAGTGGGACGAGAGCTGCATAGCGGACCGGATCAACGGGATCTTCCTGCAGCTGATATCCTGCCTGCAGTACCGCCGATGTCCTCACTATTTCCTGCCCGGACTGGACATGTTCAAGGGCAAGTCGCCCAGTGCTTTGGAGCAGGCTGCCAAGCAGGTGTGGCGATTGACCCGCGAGCTGCTCACAAATGCCAATGCCTTCGAAAAGTTGTAA